A single Nostoc sp. PCC 7107 DNA region contains:
- a CDS encoding NADAR family protein, with the protein MTIYFYKVWQPYGCFSNFSSHPIQIHGTYWSTVEHYYQAQKFVGSKDAAIIPVIHAATTPEEAAALGRCNSRTLRLDWDVVKTQVMREAVLKKFFTHSDIREVLLATGDEMIVENSPTDYFWGCGTDKTGNNHLGKILMNVREEIRRLRLYSVITSDCLTE; encoded by the coding sequence ATGACTATTTACTTTTATAAAGTTTGGCAACCTTACGGTTGTTTTTCTAACTTTTCTTCCCATCCTATCCAAATCCACGGTACTTATTGGTCAACAGTTGAGCATTATTATCAAGCCCAAAAGTTTGTCGGTAGCAAAGATGCCGCGATTATACCTGTGATTCATGCTGCGACTACACCAGAAGAGGCTGCTGCTTTAGGGCGCTGTAATTCACGCACACTGCGTTTAGATTGGGATGTAGTCAAGACTCAAGTTATGCGCGAGGCTGTACTCAAAAAATTTTTCACCCATAGCGATATTCGAGAAGTTTTACTAGCCACAGGTGACGAGATGATTGTTGAGAATTCTCCCACAGACTATTTTTGGGGTTGTGGTACAGATAAAACTGGTAACAACCATCTTGGTAAAATTTTGATGAATGTGCGCGAAGAAATCCGCCGATTACGCCTTTACTCAGTAATTACTAGTGATTGTCTCACAGAATAG
- a CDS encoding DUF928 domain-containing protein, translated as MKWIKSSVHFAVFSILCLDVLPISHLTAQVKAESSPKSQVRQISQAFKPPKRGDPPASAGGSTRGSACLKGNKKIVSFLPPNKLGLTLAERPTFFWFVPQSSVKTAKFILLTDKDENSVYETTLTLPNKPGIISFTLPNNAPELRVGKTYHWYLTVVCNSQDSSTNPWVDGWVERTEAEASLSAALAKAQPRKLPSLYADAGIWYEALATSAQLRRTEPKNWRVRMDWWTLLKSVKLTALASEQFLDCCMSEKMSSE; from the coding sequence ATGAAATGGATTAAGTCATCTGTACATTTTGCAGTCTTTTCAATACTGTGCTTGGATGTTCTGCCAATTTCTCATCTCACAGCACAGGTCAAAGCCGAATCTTCCCCCAAATCACAAGTACGGCAAATTAGCCAAGCATTTAAACCACCAAAACGAGGAGACCCACCTGCAAGTGCTGGGGGTTCAACGCGTGGTTCTGCTTGTTTGAAAGGTAATAAAAAAATAGTTTCTTTTCTACCTCCAAATAAATTAGGTCTAACATTAGCTGAACGCCCAACATTTTTCTGGTTTGTTCCTCAATCTTCAGTCAAAACAGCCAAGTTTATTTTATTAACTGATAAAGATGAAAACTCTGTTTATGAAACAACTTTGACACTACCCAATAAACCTGGAATTATTAGTTTTACACTCCCTAATAATGCCCCGGAACTGAGAGTTGGTAAAACTTACCATTGGTATTTGACGGTTGTTTGCAACTCGCAAGATTCCAGTACAAATCCTTGGGTAGATGGTTGGGTAGAACGCACTGAAGCAGAAGCCTCATTGTCAGCAGCATTGGCTAAGGCGCAACCTCGAAAGTTACCTAGTCTTTATGCAGATGCTGGGATTTGGTATGAAGCATTAGCTACTTCAGCACAGTTACGTCGCACTGAGCCGAAAAATTGGCGTGTCAGGATGGATTGGTGGACACTACTAAAATCAGTTAAGTTGACTGCACTAGCTTCAGAGCAATTTCTTGACTGCTGTATGAGTGAAAAAATGAGTAGCGAATAG
- a CDS encoding Gfo/Idh/MocA family protein, protein MIKIAVIGVGRWGVHLLRNFLAHPQVNVVAVVDPHTERLTAVKQQFNLDESVLLTTQWQDLKEIPDLTAVAIATPATTHYPLIKDALQQGYHVLAEKPLTLDPKECEELCYLAELQQLILMVDHTYLFHPAVTAGKAVVTAGKLGELRYGYASRTHLGPVRQDVDALWDLAIHDIAIFNNWLGQIPVKVQATGTIWLQTPENSPSGLADLVWVTLTYPNNFQAYIHLCWLNPDKQRRLAVVGSLGSLIFDEMSPAAPLTLLHGEFERQGNQFIPVNQSREVVELQSGEPLQQVCDRFIQSILHNQPPVVSSGWVGAELVKILAALTTSLNQGGQPVLLTSLIC, encoded by the coding sequence ATGATTAAAATCGCAGTTATTGGGGTTGGGCGTTGGGGCGTACATTTACTGCGGAATTTTTTAGCGCATCCCCAAGTTAATGTAGTGGCGGTGGTAGATCCCCATACAGAAAGATTAACAGCAGTTAAGCAGCAATTTAATTTGGATGAAAGTGTATTATTAACAACTCAGTGGCAAGATTTAAAGGAAATCCCAGATTTGACAGCAGTGGCGATCGCCACGCCAGCCACAACTCACTATCCTTTAATTAAAGATGCTCTCCAGCAGGGATACCATGTTTTAGCCGAAAAGCCTTTAACTTTAGACCCCAAAGAATGTGAGGAACTTTGCTATTTAGCAGAGTTACAGCAATTAATTTTGATGGTTGACCATACCTATTTATTTCACCCAGCAGTCACAGCCGGAAAAGCGGTAGTAACCGCTGGTAAATTAGGTGAATTACGTTATGGTTATGCTTCTCGCACTCACTTGGGGCCAGTCCGCCAAGATGTGGATGCACTCTGGGACTTAGCGATTCATGATATTGCGATTTTTAACAACTGGCTGGGTCAAATACCTGTAAAGGTGCAAGCAACGGGGACTATTTGGTTACAAACTCCAGAAAACTCACCATCTGGTTTAGCAGATTTAGTTTGGGTAACGCTGACATACCCAAATAACTTTCAAGCATATATTCATCTGTGCTGGCTCAACCCTGATAAACAAAGACGATTAGCCGTTGTCGGTAGTCTGGGTAGTTTAATCTTTGATGAAATGTCTCCTGCTGCACCGTTAACTTTATTACATGGTGAGTTTGAACGCCAAGGAAATCAATTTATTCCTGTGAATCAAAGCCGCGAAGTAGTGGAATTACAATCAGGGGAACCATTACAACAAGTGTGCGATCGCTTTATTCAATCCATACTCCATAATCAACCTCCAGTTGTATCATCAGGTTGGGTAGGTGCAGAGTTAGTCAAAATTTTAGCTGCTTTAACCACATCTCTCAATCAGGGTGGACAACCTGTTCTTTTAACAAGCCTAATCTGTTGA